One window of Psychrobacillus sp. FSL H8-0483 genomic DNA carries:
- the truA gene encoding tRNA pseudouridine(38-40) synthase TruA, with translation MSVRLRASISYDGSQFSGYQVQPEKRTVQLEIERVLQTIHKGTIVKVVASGRTDAGVHATGQVIHFDSPLTLAMDRWQTALNVQLPKDIRILSIEQVQDDFHARYNATGKTYRYIWSLNEVHSPFERHYSVHVDRYKPDIELMQEASAHLIGTHDFSSFCAAKTNVKDFVRTVHSITFEVKKESNQLHMVISGNGFLYNMVRIIAGTLWEVGIQKKNVSDLPKILQSCNRKYAGKTAPAHGLYLEKVEYLQ, from the coding sequence GTGAGTGTGCGGCTACGAGCGAGTATCAGTTATGATGGTAGTCAGTTTTCTGGTTATCAAGTGCAGCCAGAAAAACGAACCGTTCAATTGGAGATAGAACGCGTGTTGCAGACTATTCATAAAGGCACCATTGTAAAGGTTGTGGCGAGTGGAAGAACTGACGCAGGTGTGCATGCAACAGGACAAGTAATCCATTTTGATAGCCCACTTACGCTGGCGATGGATCGCTGGCAAACAGCATTAAATGTTCAGTTACCAAAAGATATTCGCATTTTATCGATAGAACAAGTACAGGATGACTTTCATGCGAGGTATAACGCCACTGGCAAGACATATCGGTATATTTGGTCTTTAAATGAAGTGCATAGCCCGTTTGAACGTCATTATAGTGTGCATGTCGATCGGTATAAACCGGATATAGAATTAATGCAAGAAGCTTCTGCGCATTTAATTGGCACACATGATTTTTCGAGTTTTTGTGCGGCTAAAACGAATGTAAAAGATTTTGTGAGAACGGTTCATTCGATAACTTTTGAAGTGAAAAAAGAGTCCAATCAGCTTCATATGGTGATTAGCGGGAATGGATTTTTATATAACATGGTTCGAATTATTGCAGGTACTTTATGGGAAGTTGGAATCCAGAAAAAAAATGTGAGCGACTTGCCCAAAATCTTGCAATCTTGCAACCGTAAATATGCTGGTAAAACCGCGCCAGCACACGGTTTATACTTAGAAAAAGTAGAGTATTTACAATGA
- the gerD gene encoding spore germination lipoprotein GerD — MKYFALILLSLGLLAGCSGSPSTPPSYEENKKMMIDALQSEDGKKAIQKLLEDPKFKELLVIDSEQVKKSVEKTMLSKEAEDFWKEIYQDPKFTETMAKSMMKQQEELMKSLMKDPTYLKDLEGFFGSADMKKELEKILKSTDMRKEMEKVVEETIKSPLLQTKWQKLIEEAGSQSGGGSSSGGQEKQGDSAK; from the coding sequence ATGAAATATTTCGCCCTTATTTTATTGAGTCTTGGGCTTCTTGCTGGTTGTAGCGGCTCTCCTTCTACTCCTCCTTCCTATGAGGAGAATAAAAAAATGATGATTGACGCTTTGCAATCAGAGGATGGAAAAAAGGCAATCCAAAAGCTCTTAGAAGATCCCAAATTTAAAGAGTTGTTAGTCATTGATAGCGAGCAAGTGAAGAAATCTGTTGAGAAAACAATGTTGTCCAAAGAAGCAGAAGATTTTTGGAAGGAAATTTACCAAGACCCTAAATTTACAGAGACAATGGCAAAAAGTATGATGAAACAACAAGAAGAGTTAATGAAATCTTTAATGAAGGACCCAACTTACTTAAAAGATTTAGAAGGCTTTTTTGGTTCGGCCGATATGAAAAAGGAATTAGAAAAAATTCTTAAATCCACCGATATGCGAAAAGAAATGGAAAAAGTGGTAGAAGAAACAATTAAAAGCCCTTTATTGCAAACAAAGTGGCAGAAATTGATTGAAGAAGCCGGGTCACAAAGCGGAGGTGGATCTTCTTCTGGTGGTCAGGAAAAACAAGGTGATTCAGCAAAATAA
- a CDS encoding P-loop NTPase yields the protein MINEQQVRTLLGELNDPFLHRTLEETNGISEVSIKEEKNHVSVKLAIAKINSAEQMQLQGKVVELLKNAGAATVGIRFEELSKEVLEQFRGQAKESDNESILSPNSKVKIISIASGKGGVGKSTVSVNLAVALARLGKKVGLVDADIYGFSVPDMMGVKDTPQIKEDRIIPVERKGVKIISMGFFVENNTPVVWRGPMLGKVLDQFFKDVEWGELDFLLLDLPPGTGDVALDIHQMLPASKEIVVTTPHPTAAFVAARAGAMALQTDHEILGVIENMSWYEAKSTGEREFVFGKGGGPKLADELRTELIGQLPLGQPDWNDIDFAPSVYAETHETGKIYLEIAQKVIEKA from the coding sequence ATGATTAATGAGCAACAAGTTCGTACGTTACTTGGGGAATTAAATGATCCATTTTTACATAGAACTCTAGAAGAAACAAACGGAATTTCAGAAGTATCGATAAAAGAAGAAAAAAATCATGTTAGTGTGAAATTAGCCATCGCTAAGATTAACTCTGCGGAACAAATGCAATTGCAAGGAAAAGTAGTGGAATTGTTAAAAAATGCTGGAGCCGCTACAGTTGGTATTCGTTTTGAAGAACTTTCAAAAGAGGTATTGGAACAATTCCGAGGTCAAGCAAAAGAAAGTGACAATGAAAGTATTCTTTCTCCAAATAGCAAAGTGAAAATAATCTCTATCGCATCTGGTAAAGGTGGAGTTGGTAAATCAACAGTGTCTGTAAACTTAGCAGTAGCTCTTGCCCGCTTAGGTAAAAAAGTAGGGTTAGTGGATGCTGACATTTATGGCTTTAGCGTACCTGATATGATGGGGGTTAAAGATACACCACAAATTAAAGAAGACCGAATTATTCCTGTAGAACGTAAAGGGGTAAAGATTATTTCCATGGGATTCTTTGTGGAAAACAATACACCAGTAGTGTGGCGCGGGCCAATGCTTGGAAAGGTATTAGACCAATTCTTTAAAGATGTAGAATGGGGCGAATTAGACTTTTTACTATTAGATCTTCCTCCCGGTACAGGAGATGTTGCATTAGATATTCACCAAATGTTACCGGCATCTAAAGAAATTGTTGTAACAACACCACATCCGACAGCGGCTTTCGTTGCTGCTAGAGCAGGGGCTATGGCTCTACAAACAGACCATGAAATTCTTGGGGTTATAGAAAATATGTCGTGGTATGAGGCTAAGTCTACAGGAGAACGAGAATTCGTCTTCGGTAAAGGTGGCGGACCAAAACTTGCAGACGAACTGCGCACAGAATTAATTGGACAACTTCCATTAGGTCAACCAGATTGGAATGATATTGACTTTGCACCTTCTGTATACGCAGAGACGCATGAAACAGGAAAAATTTATTTAGAAATTGCTCAGAAAGTTATTGAAAAAGCATAA
- a CDS encoding N-acetylmuramoyl-L-alanine amidase, which produces MKKWLTISVLFLISLLAVVYGTRASDVGFFLPDPLSGVKIVIDPGHGGIDGGASHGETVERDITLAMSLKLQKQLKAQGATVVMTRTKEGDALSEHTPDEDFPTTRARKRADLLLREEIMNNSEADIVLSLHVNAVPEERWRGAQVFYHAQGHEGGELLAKSIQGSIRKNIGNTEREALSIKQVYILKKAKAPAVLVETGFLSNNEERELLKSDKYQNQMVDAIAEGVRRFVEDNMY; this is translated from the coding sequence CTGAAAAAGTGGTTAACCATCAGCGTATTATTTTTGATTTCCTTACTAGCAGTTGTATACGGAACTAGAGCAAGTGATGTTGGTTTTTTCCTACCCGATCCATTAAGTGGAGTTAAAATTGTCATTGATCCAGGACATGGTGGGATTGATGGTGGTGCAAGCCATGGAGAAACAGTTGAACGAGATATTACACTAGCCATGTCTCTCAAATTACAGAAACAACTAAAAGCGCAAGGAGCAACAGTTGTGATGACTCGCACTAAAGAAGGAGATGCGTTATCCGAGCACACTCCTGATGAAGATTTCCCAACTACACGTGCTAGGAAGCGTGCGGACTTGCTTCTTCGTGAAGAAATTATGAATAACTCGGAAGCAGATATTGTTTTAAGTTTACATGTAAATGCCGTTCCTGAAGAGAGATGGAGAGGTGCGCAAGTATTTTATCACGCACAAGGACATGAGGGAGGAGAGCTATTAGCTAAATCCATTCAAGGTTCCATCCGAAAAAATATAGGAAACACGGAAAGAGAAGCGCTATCGATTAAACAGGTCTATATTCTGAAAAAGGCAAAGGCACCGGCAGTACTAGTAGAAACAGGGTTCTTAAGTAATAATGAAGAAAGAGAACTGCTAAAATCAGACAAATACCAAAATCAAATGGTTGATGCAATTGCAGAAGGTGTACGCCGTTTCGTAGAAGATAATATGTACTGA
- the rplQ gene encoding 50S ribosomal protein L17 has protein sequence MGYRKLGRTSSQRKAMLRDLTTDLIINERIQTTEARAKELRSVVEKMITLGKRGDLHARRQAAAYIRREVVTSTDEEGNESTIFALQKLFDDVAPRYADRQGGYTRIMKVGPRRGDGAPVVVIELV, from the coding sequence ATGGGTTACAGAAAACTTGGACGTACAAGTTCTCAACGTAAAGCGATGTTACGTGACTTAACAACGGACCTAATTATCAATGAGCGTATTCAAACTACTGAAGCACGTGCAAAAGAATTACGTTCTGTTGTTGAAAAAATGATCACTTTAGGTAAACGCGGAGATTTGCACGCACGTCGTCAAGCTGCTGCTTACATTCGTCGTGAAGTAGTAACTTCTACTGATGAAGAAGGTAATGAATCAACAATTTTTGCATTACAAAAATTGTTTGATGATGTAGCACCACGCTATGCTGATCGTCAAGGCGGTTATACTCGTATTATGAAAGTTGGACCTCGTCGCGGAGACGGAGCACCAGTTGTAGTAATTGAGTTAGTTTAA
- the rpsI gene encoding 30S ribosomal protein S9, protein MAQVQYIGTGRRKSSVARVRLVPGEGNIVINKRDVEDYVPYETLREIIKQPLVTTQTLGSYDVHVNVNGGGFTGQAGAIRHGIARALLTVDPDFRPALKSAGFLTRDPRMKERKKPGLKGARRAPQFSKR, encoded by the coding sequence TTGGCACAAGTTCAATATATCGGCACTGGTCGCCGTAAAAGTTCAGTAGCACGCGTACGTTTAGTACCAGGCGAAGGAAATATCGTTATCAACAAACGTGACGTAGAAGATTACGTACCATACGAAACTTTACGTGAAATTATTAAACAACCATTAGTAACTACTCAAACATTAGGTAGCTACGATGTACACGTAAACGTTAACGGTGGTGGATTCACAGGTCAAGCAGGAGCAATCCGTCACGGTATTGCACGTGCACTACTTACAGTAGACCCTGATTTCCGTCCAGCTTTAAAATCTGCAGGATTCTTAACACGTGACCCACGTATGAAAGAACGTAAAAAACCAGGACTTAAAGGCGCTCGTCGTGCACCTCAGTTCTCAAAACGTTAA
- a CDS encoding energy-coupling factor ABC transporter ATP-binding protein translates to MKREIISLQEVTFTYKEEDINLRPAVNGVEYTVYEGEWVAIVGHNGSGKSTLARLMNGLLFPQTGKVQIFGEALTEQNLWDIRSKMGMVFQNPDNQFVGATVQDDVAFALENNGIPFEEMVERVQQSLEKVKMSDFMNSEPHHLSGGQKQRVAIAGAIALKPRILLLDEATSMLDPQGREEVLSTVHQLRVETDLTVISITHDLEEALLADRVIMMNQGEKYAEGTPEEIFQRGQELVDLGLDLPFAMNMSRLLREQGTAIVADHMSEEELVNDLWTSHFNK, encoded by the coding sequence ATGAAACGCGAGATTATTTCTTTACAAGAAGTTACTTTTACATATAAGGAAGAAGATATTAATTTACGTCCGGCTGTAAACGGTGTGGAGTATACAGTTTACGAAGGTGAATGGGTTGCGATTGTCGGTCATAATGGTTCAGGTAAATCGACACTTGCACGTTTAATGAATGGTCTTCTATTTCCTCAGACGGGAAAGGTACAGATTTTTGGAGAAGCACTAACAGAACAGAATTTATGGGACATACGCTCAAAAATGGGCATGGTGTTTCAAAATCCAGATAACCAATTTGTTGGAGCTACTGTGCAAGATGATGTAGCATTCGCATTGGAAAATAACGGAATCCCATTTGAGGAAATGGTAGAACGAGTACAACAGTCTTTAGAAAAAGTGAAAATGAGCGATTTTATGAATAGTGAACCACATCATTTGTCCGGCGGGCAAAAACAGCGTGTTGCTATTGCAGGAGCAATTGCTCTAAAACCTAGAATATTATTATTGGATGAAGCTACCTCTATGCTAGATCCACAAGGCAGAGAAGAGGTGCTTTCAACAGTTCATCAACTAAGAGTAGAAACGGATTTGACTGTTATATCGATTACGCATGATTTAGAAGAGGCGCTGCTTGCAGATCGAGTTATCATGATGAATCAAGGTGAAAAATATGCAGAAGGTACACCTGAAGAAATATTTCAACGGGGACAAGAGTTAGTTGACCTTGGGCTAGATCTACCTTTTGCAATGAATATGTCAAGATTATTAAGAGAGCAAGGGACTGCTATCGTTGCAGACCATATGTCAGAAGAAGAACTGGTGAATGATTTATGGACATCACACTTCAACAAGTAA
- a CDS encoding MFS transporter — protein sequence MKSKFNVVTSTILVSIFIARFGTFLVLPYLTLFLLNEFHYSGVQIGTIISTLALSNLIMSFFVGPFIDKFPKNKVIITGLIGYLGCYVYFPFIDQYAGFIVFAAILGASQAIVEPTYRVLLSLYTEPENRRLIFNIRYFLINISAAIAPLTSVYFQQFGMEKLFFAVGFIFFINIFIFAIIFKKYPIKQVAPNPNKYSIFQSFHVFKKDYAFGIFVLALIFISFGYSQFDSTFSQYLGKTFHHELAIQYFAWLITTNAITVLVIQYFVYKLGEMISTTTSLIIGSGLLSVGLFFFGQSEHIFILIISMIIFTTGEVLVFTMVDIHLDGMCADHEKGMYFALSGVKSIGSIAGPSLGGVLLDSLDSGVLVFTIIGFITLLAIPSFYFSSKIQKQL from the coding sequence ATGAAAAGTAAATTTAATGTCGTGACTTCTACGATTTTAGTTAGTATTTTTATTGCACGATTTGGAACTTTTTTGGTGTTACCATACTTGACGCTGTTTTTACTAAATGAATTTCATTACTCAGGTGTTCAAATAGGAACGATTATTTCGACGCTAGCGTTATCCAATTTAATAATGAGTTTCTTTGTGGGGCCATTTATTGATAAGTTTCCAAAGAATAAAGTGATTATTACTGGATTAATTGGTTATTTGGGATGTTATGTGTATTTCCCTTTTATTGATCAGTATGCTGGGTTTATAGTGTTCGCTGCGATACTTGGGGCCAGTCAAGCAATTGTTGAGCCTACATATAGGGTGCTCTTAAGTCTTTACACGGAACCAGAAAACAGACGATTAATATTCAACATCCGATATTTTTTAATTAACATTTCGGCTGCAATTGCTCCACTTACATCTGTGTACTTCCAACAATTCGGGATGGAGAAGCTATTTTTTGCAGTTGGGTTTATTTTCTTTATTAATATCTTTATCTTTGCAATTATTTTTAAAAAATATCCAATAAAACAAGTAGCTCCGAATCCAAATAAGTATTCCATCTTTCAATCGTTCCATGTATTCAAGAAAGATTATGCATTTGGAATATTTGTGTTAGCACTAATCTTCATTAGCTTTGGTTACAGTCAATTTGATTCTACATTTAGTCAGTACTTAGGAAAAACATTTCATCACGAGCTGGCGATTCAATATTTTGCGTGGCTCATCACAACAAATGCAATTACGGTATTAGTCATTCAATATTTCGTTTATAAGCTTGGAGAAATGATAAGTACAACGACTTCCTTGATCATTGGCAGTGGGTTATTATCCGTAGGTTTGTTTTTCTTTGGGCAGAGTGAGCACATTTTTATCTTAATTATTTCTATGATCATTTTTACTACTGGAGAAGTATTAGTCTTCACGATGGTGGATATCCATCTGGATGGAATGTGTGCTGATCACGAAAAAGGAATGTATTTTGCTCTATCGGGAGTGAAGTCTATCGGAAGTATAGCTGGGCCAAGTTTAGGCGGGGTTCTATTAGACAGCTTGGATAGCGGAGTACTTGTCTTTACTATCATTGGATTTATCACGTTACTTGCTATTCCATCCTTTTATTTTAGCTCCAAAATACAGAAACAATTATAA
- a CDS encoding KinB-signaling pathway activation protein gives MTIRNWFKFFMNAMLIGGLITGVLGLFIRWDDAFAKYYEAGQWSEFFAALAFMVVMGFTVSVIAQMGYFAYLTIHQMGVNIFRTLTLWNWVQLLIIAFVIFDLIMFRFRPNAETTEQIWLYVILLAVLIITSVVVAIVKANMTKKHALISALFFMIVVSTLEWLPVLMVRADNVDSWVTLLLFPILAVNAFQLLALPKYNAKSDEDRSKLEARRKARREAAAVKTK, from the coding sequence GTGACTATACGAAATTGGTTTAAATTCTTTATGAATGCCATGCTAATTGGTGGCTTAATAACAGGTGTTTTAGGTTTATTTATACGTTGGGATGACGCCTTCGCGAAATATTATGAAGCAGGACAATGGAGTGAGTTTTTTGCTGCTCTTGCGTTTATGGTAGTAATGGGCTTTACAGTAAGTGTAATTGCACAAATGGGTTACTTTGCTTATTTAACCATTCATCAAATGGGTGTTAATATATTTAGAACCCTCACCCTATGGAATTGGGTTCAGTTACTAATTATTGCATTCGTGATTTTTGATTTAATCATGTTTCGATTTAGACCCAATGCGGAAACAACAGAGCAAATATGGCTATACGTAATTTTACTTGCAGTTTTAATCATCACCTCAGTAGTGGTTGCGATAGTAAAAGCCAATATGACAAAAAAACATGCTCTTATATCTGCTTTATTCTTTATGATTGTTGTTTCGACACTTGAATGGTTACCTGTACTTATGGTAAGAGCTGACAATGTAGATAGTTGGGTAACATTATTACTATTCCCGATTCTTGCAGTAAATGCATTCCAATTATTAGCTTTGCCAAAATATAATGCAAAATCGGATGAAGACCGTTCAAAGCTAGAAGCTCGCAGAAAAGCAAGAAGAGAAGCAGCAGCTGTAAAAACAAAATAA
- the rplM gene encoding 50S ribosomal protein L13 — protein MRTTFMAKGHEVERKWLVVDAEGQTLGRLASEVAAILRGKNKPTFTPNVDTGDHVIIINAEKIHLTGNKLNDKIYYRHTQFAGGLKQRTALEMRTKYPTKMLELAIKGMLPKNSLGRQMFTKLNVYAGAEHPHAAQKPEAYELRG, from the coding sequence ATGCGTACAACATTCATGGCTAAAGGTCACGAAGTAGAACGTAAATGGTTAGTAGTAGACGCAGAAGGCCAAACTCTTGGTCGCCTTGCTTCTGAAGTAGCAGCTATTTTACGTGGAAAAAACAAACCAACATTTACACCAAACGTTGACACAGGTGATCACGTTATCATCATCAACGCTGAAAAAATTCATTTAACTGGGAACAAGTTAAATGACAAAATTTACTACCGTCACACTCAATTTGCTGGTGGACTTAAACAACGTACAGCTTTAGAAATGCGTACTAAGTACCCAACTAAAATGCTTGAATTAGCAATCAAAGGAATGCTTCCTAAAAACTCTTTAGGACGTCAAATGTTTACTAAACTTAACGTTTACGCTGGAGCAGAGCATCCACATGCAGCACAAAAACCAGAAGCATACGAGCTTCGCGGATAA
- a CDS encoding energy-coupling factor ABC transporter ATP-binding protein, with protein MDITLQQVSYAYAKNTPFEKRALFNVDLNIPSGSYQAIIGHTGSGKSTVLQHLNALLKPTEGTIKIGQVEVKADKKSKMLREVRQKVGIVFQFPEHQLFDETVLKDIMFGPMNFGVGEEEAKRRAIELVGLLGLPEEVLEKSPFDLSGGQMRRVAIAGVLAMNPEVLVLDEPTAGLDPRGRKEIMDLFHRLHKEKGLTTVLVTHSMEDASRYADRIAIMHKGKCVLEGTPQEIFSDEDRLLDYQLELPQCIKFQKKVEQMMGMKLPSICLTEETLAKEIAHLIKKERDE; from the coding sequence ATGGACATCACACTTCAACAAGTAAGCTATGCTTATGCGAAAAATACTCCTTTTGAAAAAAGAGCTTTATTTAATGTCGATTTAAACATTCCATCCGGATCATATCAAGCGATTATAGGACATACCGGTTCAGGAAAATCAACCGTTTTACAACATCTAAATGCTCTACTAAAACCAACTGAAGGTACTATTAAAATTGGCCAAGTAGAAGTAAAAGCAGATAAAAAAAGTAAAATGTTACGTGAAGTAAGGCAAAAAGTAGGAATTGTTTTTCAATTCCCAGAGCATCAATTATTTGATGAGACCGTTTTAAAGGATATTATGTTTGGACCTATGAATTTTGGTGTAGGAGAGGAAGAAGCAAAGCGTCGTGCAATTGAATTAGTAGGGTTACTAGGGCTACCTGAAGAAGTATTGGAAAAATCACCTTTTGACTTATCAGGGGGTCAAATGAGACGAGTAGCCATTGCAGGTGTTCTTGCAATGAATCCCGAAGTACTGGTACTAGATGAACCGACTGCTGGACTGGATCCAAGAGGACGAAAAGAAATAATGGATCTGTTTCACCGACTGCATAAGGAAAAGGGATTAACGACGGTACTTGTTACACACAGCATGGAAGATGCATCAAGATATGCCGATCGTATTGCCATTATGCATAAAGGAAAATGTGTATTAGAAGGGACACCGCAAGAAATCTTCTCAGATGAAGATCGACTACTGGATTATCAATTAGAACTTCCTCAATGTATAAAGTTTCAAAAGAAGGTAGAACAAATGATGGGGATGAAGTTACCTTCGATTTGTTTAACTGAAGAGACTTTAGCAAAAGAAATAGCGCACCTTATTAAAAAGGAGCGTGACGAATAA
- a CDS encoding DNA-directed RNA polymerase subunit alpha: MIEIEKPKIESVEISENAKFGKFVVEPLERGYGNTLGNSLRRILLSSLPGAAVTSIQIDGVLHEFSTIEGVVEDVASIIMNVKKLALKIYSDEEKVIEIDVKGEGTITAADITHDSDVEILNPELYIATIGKNGHFRMRMYAGRGRGYTPADQNKREDLPIGVIPIDSIYTPVSRVNFQVENTRVGQLSNYDKLTLDVWTDGSTGPKEAISLGAKILTEHLNIFVGMTNEAQTAEIMVEKEEDQKEKVLEMTIEELDLSVRSYNCLKRAGINTVLELASKSEDDMMKVRNLGRKSLEEVRAKLDELGLGLRKED, encoded by the coding sequence ATGATCGAAATTGAAAAACCAAAGATTGAAAGTGTAGAAATCAGCGAAAATGCCAAGTTTGGTAAATTTGTTGTAGAACCGCTAGAACGTGGCTATGGAAATACTTTGGGTAATTCTTTACGTCGTATCCTTCTGTCTTCTTTACCAGGAGCTGCAGTTACTTCTATTCAAATCGATGGCGTTTTACATGAGTTTTCAACTATTGAAGGCGTAGTGGAAGATGTTGCATCTATTATTATGAATGTGAAAAAACTAGCTTTAAAAATCTACTCTGATGAAGAAAAAGTCATTGAGATTGATGTAAAAGGAGAGGGAACGATTACAGCTGCTGACATTACACATGACAGTGACGTTGAAATTTTAAATCCAGAACTCTATATTGCAACAATCGGCAAAAATGGTCATTTCCGTATGCGTATGTACGCAGGTCGAGGCCGTGGCTACACTCCTGCTGATCAAAACAAACGTGAGGATCTTCCTATCGGCGTAATCCCGATCGACTCTATTTATACTCCAGTTTCACGCGTTAATTTTCAAGTGGAAAATACTCGTGTTGGACAATTGTCTAACTACGATAAATTAACTCTTGATGTGTGGACAGATGGCAGCACCGGTCCTAAAGAGGCGATTTCGCTTGGAGCAAAAATACTAACTGAGCACTTGAATATTTTTGTAGGGATGACAAATGAGGCACAAACTGCTGAAATCATGGTCGAAAAAGAAGAGGATCAAAAAGAAAAAGTTTTAGAGATGACTATCGAAGAACTTGATCTTTCTGTTCGTTCTTATAATTGCTTAAAACGCGCTGGTATTAATACAGTACTAGAACTTGCAAGCAAATCAGAAGACGATATGATGAAAGTAAGAAACCTTGGACGTAAATCTTTAGAAGAAGTAAGAGCGAAGTTAGATGAGCTTGGCTTAGGATTACGTAAAGAAGACTAA
- the rpsK gene encoding 30S ribosomal protein S11, producing the protein MARKQQTRKRRVKKNIESGIAHIRSTFNNTIVTITDMQGNALSWSSAGALGFRGSRKSTPFAAQMAAETAAKTSMEHGIKTLEVTVKGPGAGREAAIRALQAAGLDVTAIKDVTPVPHNGCRPPKRRRV; encoded by the coding sequence ATGGCACGTAAACAACAAACACGTAAGCGTCGTGTGAAAAAGAATATCGAATCCGGTATTGCTCACATTCGCTCAACATTTAATAACACAATTGTGACTATCACAGACATGCAAGGTAATGCACTTTCTTGGTCAAGTGCTGGAGCTCTTGGATTTAGAGGTTCTCGTAAATCTACTCCATTCGCTGCACAAATGGCTGCAGAAACAGCTGCAAAAACTTCTATGGAACATGGTATCAAAACTTTAGAAGTAACAGTTAAAGGTCCTGGTGCTGGACGTGAAGCGGCTATCCGCGCACTTCAAGCTGCAGGTCTAGACGTTACAGCGATTAAAGACGTTACACCAGTACCACATAACGGTTGCCGCCCACCAAAACGTCGTCGCGTGTAA
- a CDS encoding energy-coupling factor transporter transmembrane component T, whose translation MLEKMIFGRFIPGDSFIHRLDARAKLIFVFLFIAIVFIANDWITYGILLVFTFLIIRLSKIRLYFLINGLKPVVILIVFTFLLHLIFTREGPIIFEWKFIKIYEEGLRQGIFISIRFFVLVILTSILTLTTTPISITDALEILLNPLKKWKLPVHELALMMSISLRFIPTLMDETDKIMKAQMARGSDMTTGSMKERMNAIVPLLIPLFVSAFKRAEDLATAMEVRGYKGGEGRTRYRKLEWARRDTISILLLVVLAAVLIYFRK comes from the coding sequence ATGTTAGAAAAAATGATATTTGGACGATTTATCCCTGGAGATTCATTTATTCATAGATTGGATGCACGAGCAAAACTAATTTTTGTGTTTTTATTTATCGCAATTGTTTTCATTGCAAACGACTGGATTACATATGGGATATTACTTGTATTCACTTTCCTCATTATTCGACTGTCTAAAATCAGACTATATTTTTTAATAAATGGGTTAAAGCCGGTCGTAATTTTAATCGTTTTTACGTTCTTATTGCATTTGATATTTACGAGAGAAGGGCCGATTATTTTTGAGTGGAAGTTTATTAAGATATATGAGGAAGGATTGCGCCAAGGGATATTCATTTCCATTCGCTTTTTTGTCCTAGTTATTTTAACATCTATTTTAACACTCACTACTACACCTATTTCGATTACCGATGCATTAGAAATATTATTAAACCCATTAAAGAAATGGAAGCTTCCAGTACATGAACTAGCGCTGATGATGTCGATTTCGCTACGATTTATTCCAACTTTAATGGATGAAACGGATAAAATTATGAAAGCACAAATGGCAAGAGGTTCCGATATGACGACGGGTAGTATGAAGGAGAGAATGAATGCAATTGTCCCTCTTCTCATTCCTTTGTTTGTAAGTGCGTTTAAACGAGCAGAAGATTTAGCAACAGCAATGGAAGTACGAGGTTATAAAGGTGGTGAAGGTAGAACAAGATACCGTAAGCTAGAGTGGGCACGGAGAGACACTATAAGCATTCTCTTGCTTGTTGTATTGGCTGCAGTACTTATATACTTTAGAAAGTAA